From Mustela erminea isolate mMusErm1 chromosome 1, mMusErm1.Pri, whole genome shotgun sequence, a single genomic window includes:
- the LOC116591424 gene encoding non-histone chromosomal protein HMG-14-like: MPREIVVPLTEIVKADQGRELQDMIDLGSPGARREAVARQPKREVHSAVEAAKEGTRRGSSRFPGPASAKVEMSQKRQQARMKLQTKKVQTKGKRGAEGKQEEVANQMTKKDLSAEDGEAKNEIPASDEAGKKEAKSG; the protein is encoded by the exons ATGCCTAGAGAAATAGTCGTACCACTTACAGAAATAGTTAAGGCAGACCAAGGAAGGGAGCTACAAGATATGATCGACTTG GGATCTCCTGGGGCTAGAAGAGAGGCAGTGGCCAGGCAGCCCAAGAGGGAGGTCCACTCTGCTGTGGAGGCCGCGAAGGAGGGGACCAGGAGGGGCTCCTCGAGGTTTCCAGGGCCTGCTTCTGCAAAAGTGGAAATGAGCCAAAAAAGGCAGCAGGCAAGGATGAAACTTCAGACAAAAAAAGTgcaaacaaaagggaaaaggggagcagagggaaaacaGGAGGAAGTGGCTAACCAAATGACTAAAAAAGACTTATCTGCAGAAGATGGAGAAGCTAAAAACGAGATTCCAGCTTctgatgaagcaggaaagaaagaagcaaaatccGGTTAA